A genomic stretch from Mesoplodon densirostris isolate mMesDen1 chromosome 3, mMesDen1 primary haplotype, whole genome shotgun sequence includes:
- the TICAM2 gene encoding TIR domain-containing adapter molecule 2 produces the protein MGIGKSKTDPCPLSLSWGKSQSVDTSQRHHKSDSKKSEEISLSDAAAHSNTAEIPTGEQEGAKGVEEVPEEEAEEEVFLKFVILHAEEDTDEALRVQNLLENDFGIKPGMIFAEMPCGRQHLQNLDDAVNGSAWTILLLTKNFLRDTWCKFQFYTSLMNSVNRQHKYNSVIPMRPLNNPLPRERTPFALRTINALEEESCGFPTQVERIFQDSVYRIQQAIWKETRNTVRRQFIA, from the coding sequence ATGGGTATCGGAAAGTCTAAAACGGATCCctgccctctttctctctcttggggTAAAAGCCAGAGTGTGGATACGAGTCAAAGACATCACAAGTCAGATTCCAAGAAATCTGAGGAAATCTCCCTGAGTGATGCCGCTGCTCATAGCAATACAGCAGAGATACCAACAGGGGAGCAGGAGGGAGCCAAGGGAGTGGAGGAGGTgccagaagaggaagcagaagaagaGGTGTTCCTCAAATTTGTGATACTGCATGCTGAAGAAGACACAGACGAAGCCCTCCGAGTCCAGAATCTGCTGGAAAATGACTTCGGCATCAAACCTGGAATGATCTTTGCTGAGATGCCATGTGGCAGGCAGCATTTACAGAATTTGGATGATGCTGTCAATGGGTCTGCCTGGACAATCTTATTATTGACCAAAAACTTTTTAAGAGATACCTGGTGTAAGTTCCAGTTCTACACGTCCCTCATGAACTCTGTTAACAGGCAGCACAAGTACAACTCCGTCATCCCCATGCGGCCCCTGAACAACCCCCTGCCCCGAGAAAGGACTCCCTTTGCTCTGCGAACCATCAACGCCCTGGAGGAAGAAAGTTGTGGCTTTCCTACACAAGTGGAAAGGATTTTTCAGGATTCTGTATATAGGATACAGCAAGCTATATGGAAAGAGACCAGAAATACGGTACGAAGGCAATTTATTGCCTGA